A segment of the Lolium perenne isolate Kyuss_39 chromosome 3, Kyuss_2.0, whole genome shotgun sequence genome:
ACCCGCCGACTTAAAGCCCCATAACTCCATATCTTTTAGAGGCAAATCATTGTGATTCCCTTTTTCAATGGCATCCACCACAAGTTTCAAACTATGATCAGCTACTGACAAGGTTGTTTCCGTTTCTCCACTGCTCTTCAGTTTCAAGTTGGTCAGTGAAGTCATATGTCTAGCTACCAACCGGAACATCTCTTCCTCACTTCCCTCAGTGTGTAACACAGCCAGCTTTGGAGAAACCTTTTGTTTCCCTGATGATACTTTCATCTTCACACAGCCTACAATATACAACTCCTGAAGTTGAGGAAACATTGCGTCTTCTTTTTGAGATCCATCAACTGCGTCCGAGCTCTCAAAGTTCTGCAAATAATTTAAGCTGAGAACCTTCAACGCAGGAAAGGCTGAGCGTGCCATACCATAATCTCCACCAGGCCGTGCTTCCGGGAATGCTGTCAACACACGGCAACTGGAAATTTCAAGTTTCTCAAGCCTAGGAAATATTATGTATCCACTTTGATTTCCTTCGATTGCCTCCCATCTCTCAAAGCTGCCCAAGTCATCTAAGCAGAGTTCTTTCAATTCTGGAAATGCTGACCGTGCCATTATACCATAAGACTCTCCAAGGAGTGTTGCTTCAGGTAACGTTGTCAACTTTGGACAGTGTATAATAGACAACTTTTCAAGCAGAGGAAATATTACCTCTTTTCCTTGCTCCTGGTGACTTAATTCCCACCATCTCTCCAAAGATTGCAGACCTTGTAGTGTAAACTCCTCCAGATATGGAAAACTGAAGGATGTATCACAACTGAATAACCATTGCAGTTTGCTACAACCTGAAAGATGAATCTCAACCACGGTTCGCAACATAGACATCCATGTCGGAAAGGCGGTTCCTCCGTATGACTGTATCGTTACAGCCTGCAGCCCATCATGAGGTTTGAGACCCTCAAGCACTCTCGCATCATCCTCGCAACCAGCACTCCATTTGAATTTCAGTTCCCGGAGTTCCTCCTTCTTTCCGATGTTTGCCGCTTTCGCAGCTTCTTCTGTCACATTCTCTAGCTGAAGTAGCTCAAGCTGTCCGCCAAGGTTTAACTGCTGCAACTCTCCAACATCACTGCACCCAGAGCCAGAAGGACCTGCTACAAAACACGTAAGTGTCTGCAAGGACAAGAGCTTTCCGAGGCCAACAGGCATGCTCCTCATCTTCGGACAACCATGAGTGTAGAGGTGACGAAGGGCAGTCATATACTTTATTTGCCTTGGAAGCTCAGAAAGTTCTTTGCAGCCAGAGACGTTCAATGTTTGCAGGTTGTATAGAATGCTTATATCTTCAGGAAATGCTATGATCCAACTTCTTGAGAGATCAAGGTACCTTAGGTGATGCAGGTGCTTGGATTTTAAGGGGAATGACCTTCTATTTGTATAGATCTGTAATGCCATCAAAGAGCTGTATTTCGATAAGTGCTGCAATGGTTCTTGCATACCATTATCACATAGAAGTGTCTGGAAAGCCGGAGATCTTGTCAACAGAGAATCATTCAAAACAGTTTCTGGTTTTTCACAAGACAAAAGTAAGTGGCGAGCTGTATCTGGAAGCCACTCAATCTGACTTGGTTGCTCAGGCATGAGAGCACATTCCTTTTCCATTGTAGACAGTGCAACATCATGCATAAGATCATGGATTTTACATGTATGTTTGGAAAAGCTACCCATCTCGGGGTAATATTTGTTCATTGGAACTTTTTCTTGCTTCACATCCACAAAGAATGACCTTGAGGCCAGCTCATTGAAAATTCGTTTGCCAATGGTTTCAGGACTAACTTCCTTTTGATCCTCAATAAAGCCATGTGCCATCCATAGTTGGATCAGCTTGTCCACATCAATCTCGTAATCCTTCGGAAACACGGCACAAAAAGCAAAGCACTGCTTCATCTGGGATGACAAGTCATTGTAGCTAAGCTTGAGTATTGGTAGAATTCCAGATTCCTCAGTGCAAATGCTGCTTCTGCTTAACACAGCCTTCCATTCTTCTTTGCTGGTCTTGGTCCGCAACACCGAACCTAGTGATACTGCGGCCAAAGGAGAGCCACGACATCTCTTCACAATCTGACCAACCATATTAACTAGCACGGAAggcctttcttcttccttctgcAAACTGAATGCTTTCATCTCGATAATTTCCTTTATAAAATTATCCCCCAAAGCTGCGAGATTATAGGCCTTAACTGTACCCATTATTTTCGCAACCCTTTCATCACGAGTAGTTGTCAAAACCGCACTACCTTTGGCACCATGTGTAAGGCAAGACTTGAGCTTTTCCCACTTATCGGGCTCTCTGTTCCAGACATCATCCAGCACAAGGAGGTACCTGTGCCCTCTTAGTGCATCTTGAAGGATATCGAGTGGGCTCTTTTTGGGAGCTGCTTCATCTTTAGTTTTTGGGGGATGAAATTCAGCTATGCTTTTAGCCAGGGAATCCACATCAAAGGTCTCAGAGACACAAACCCAAATGAGCAACTCAAAATGCTTCTGAATTTCCGGTTCATTGTAAATGAGCTGCGCTAAGGTGGTCTTGCCTAGTCCCCCTACTCCAACAATGGGAACAACCGTGAGATCTGCATTGCTAGCTTGACCAAGTAGAGTATCAACAATATTCCTTGTATCTTGGTCCCTCGATCTGCTGATGATTTTCTTTGGATCAAACATAACATGATCAGTCTGCCTCCACTGCTTGGATGCTGGCACTTGCTGCTGATATTTGAACCCAAATGCATTCATCTCAGTCACAAGGACCTCAATGGCCTGCACAACCCTGCATAGCTTCTTCCCCATTTTGACGCGGAATGCAACACGGTTGTGGGACAGAAAGAGTTTTACTGCATCGAAGCCGAGCTCTCTGCAGTGCCCATTCTTCTTAGCTTCACGACGGAGAGCCTCATACTTGAAGTCGTCAAAGATCGCATTCGCCTCGTAAGCCACCCTCTTGACCTCCTCGAGCCAAGCCTTGACACCTTCTCTGTGGGACGCCGCCTCCTCGGCATCAGCGATGACATCGAGGATGGCCAGCAGCTTGCGCTTGAGGATCCTATGCTGCTCCTCCATGCCTTCCATCACCTTGTACTTGTCCAGCAGGTAGCTGGACGCCTTGTCCTTCACGATGGACAGCAGTGGCCCGACCACCATGGTGGCCGCCAGCTCCGCCATTGGAACGCTCAGAGCTCGCAGCACAGGCAAACAAGAAGTGCAGTTCCTGGAAAGGAGAAATGTCGGTGTGAGCTAGCATGCAGAGATGTTTATGCTTCTGATGAGAAATGTAAGCAAAGTTGAGTACTGCCTTTTTCTAATGCAGTACCTAGAGAGCAGGCCGGACAACCTCGCGCCACGGCCAACGTCAGTGTGTCTGGAGGCTAGGAGATCCGCGCCGGAGCTGAACCTGGAGAGGAGGCCGGAAACGGCCCTGTGAGCTAGCTTGCAGGTGATTGCTTCTGAGGAGAAATGTGAGCAGGCGTGGATACTGCATTTCTTATTCAGTACCTGGAGAGGAGGCCGGAGAGGCTGGTTGGCACCGCGCCCGGCTCGCCGACCAGCTCTGGAGGCTAGCTGAGGTACGTGTGTGGAGGCACTTTGGCGCTGAAATGGAAGTATTAGCTAGCTTGCGTCTGACGAGAAATGGAAGCAAACTTGAATATTGGCTTTGTAATGCAGTACCTGGAGAGGCTCGCCGACCAGCTCCGGCGCGGAGGCTAGGTTGGGTCCGCGTGTACAGGCCGTCTGGAGCTGAACCTGGAGAGGAGGCTAGACACGCTCCCGCCGCGCCCGGCGGCAACGCGTTATGGTTGGCGGCTTGGCGCCGCGCTCGCGGGCTAGGTGCGCACGGCCGGCGGATCCGCCTTCTGGTTCACACGCGCCCGGCGGCGCCGGCCAGCGGCATGGGTACCCGTGGGCGGCGCGCTCCGAGTCGTCCGGCGGCCGTCTCGCGCCTCTGGCAGCACGGCGGGCTAGGGATTCTGGTTCCGGGAATGGGAAATTTTGCGGAGCTGATTGAGTAGCAATGTAGCAGCAGAGCAGTCCTCTGGCCCCCGTCTTCAACATTTCGTACGCCGAGCCGCTGGCAACGGTCCAAACAGCATTGATTCAGTCCTCTGCTGCTCACCGGTTATCTGGTCATTAGATCTACTTGTGGGCAAAATACTCGAAACTAACATAAAAATTAACAGTACATGAGAAAAATAACATAAAAATTATACAATCGGACATTTCATTCGGGTAGGAAATCAACAGTGGAGTATTTGTTTAACCAAAGTTATACTAGTTAAAATTAGACCTAAAATTATGGCCATGTAATGCAATCACCCAAGTGAAAACT
Coding sequences within it:
- the LOC139838671 gene encoding putative disease resistance protein RGA4, whose translation is MAELAATMVVGPLLSIVKDKASSYLLDKYKVMEGMEEQHRILKRKLLAILDVIADAEEAASHREGVKAWLEEVKRVAYEANAIFDDFKYEALRREAKKNGHCRELGFDAVKLFLSHNRVAFRVKMGKKLCRVVQAIEVLVTEMNAFGFKYQQQVPASKQWRQTDHVMFDPKKIISRSRDQDTRNIVDTLLGQASNADLTVVPIVGVGGLGKTTLAQLIYNEPEIQKHFELLIWVCVSETFDVDSLAKSIAEFHPPKTKDEAAPKKSPLDILQDALRGHRYLLVLDDVWNREPDKWEKLKSCLTHGAKGSAVLTTTRDERVAKIMGTVKAYNLAALGDNFIKEIIEMKAFSLQKEEERPSVLVNMVGQIVKRCRGSPLAAVSLGSVLRTKTSKEEWKAVLSRSSICTEESGILPILKLSYNDLSSQMKQCFAFCAVFPKDYEIDVDKLIQLWMAHGFIEDQKEVSPETIGKRIFNELASRSFFVDVKQEKVPMNKYYPEMGSFSKHTCKIHDLMHDVALSTMEKECALMPEQPSQIEWLPDTARHLLLSCEKPETVLNDSLLTRSPAFQTLLCDNGMQEPLQHLSKYSSLMALQIYTNRRSFPLKSKHLHHLRYLDLSRSWIIAFPEDISILYNLQTLNVSGCKELSELPRQIKYMTALRHLYTHGCPKMRSMPVGLGKLLSLQTLTCFVAGPSGSGCSDVGELQQLNLGGQLELLQLENVTEEAAKAANIGKKEELRELKFKWSAGCEDDARVLEGLKPHDGLQAVTIQSYGGTAFPTWMSMLRTVVEIHLSGCSKLQWLFSCDTSFSFPYLEEFTLQGLQSLERWWELSHQEQGKEVIFPLLEKLSIIHCPKLTTLPEATLLGESYGIMARSAFPELKELCLDDLGSFERWEAIEGNQSGYIIFPRLEKLEISSCRVLTAFPEARPGGDYGMARSAFPALKVLSLNYLQNFESSDAVDGSQKEDAMFPQLQELYIVGCVKMKVSSGKQKVSPKLAVLHTEGSEEEMFRLVARHMTSLTNLKLKSSGETETTLSVADHSLKLVVDAIEKGNHNDLPLKDMELWGFKSAGAAELCAHFVQLQHLDFTRCDALVHWPEKEFQSLVSLRSLIIYYCKKLIGYAPQAPAAEPSTTPEPSSELLPRLESLKIFGCASMVEVLKLPASLRVLTIIDCNKLTSIYSRRLQQGQSTSSILQGPSPVYSEVSSSSASARTTSLAGVPYLLPSLVLLRINDCKTLSSLPNGPQAYSSLQRLVITECPSLKRLPACLQQRLSSIPDKDLDARFQDPSLFNPQSWRNAIRRA